The genomic stretch ACGCTTCATCATTTGGAAGAACACCCTGAGATGTACTAACTACAATAGTACCATAGCCATTTTTAAATCGCTTAATAGCCTCTTTGCCCTGATAGATACGACGACCAGGCTTAGATATACGTTTAATCTCATTGATTACGCTACGTCCATTGTCATCATACTTGAGCACAACATTGATGCTCTTTTTACCTTCGTTTTCAACTACTTTATAGCTCTCAATGTAACCTTTCTCTTGAAAGATTTTCATGATAGCTTCAACAATTTTACTATACATCAGTGTTGTGACTTCAAGTCGTCGCATTGATGCGTTTCTGATGCGTGTCAGAGAATCTGCAATCAGATCGTTCACCATGCATTATCCTTTTTATTTATTGAATTAAATTTAAGAGGCGGCAATGCCGCTCTCTTTTGTTTTAAATAAGCTGAGATTACCAGCTTGCCTTCTTCATTCCTGGAATCAAACCTTCACTACCCATCTTTCTAAGGCAGATACGACAAATACCAAAATCTCTGTAAACTGAGTGTGGTCGTCCGCAGATACTACATCGAGTATATGCACGGACTTTGAATTTAGGTTTTCGCTTCTGCTTAGCAATCATCGATTTCTTAGCCATTTTGTCGTCCTTTTGCAAAAGGCATACCAAGCTTCTCAAGAAGTAAGAATGCCGCTTTGTCACTGTCAGTTGTTGTGACAATCGTAATATTCATACCATGTGTTTTAATGATGTTGTCATACTCAACTTCTGGGAACATAAGCTGCTCATCCAAACCAAAGTTGTAGTTACCATGACCATCAAATCCATTGCGAGGAACACCACGGAAGTCTTTAACCCGTGGAAGTGCAATAGAGATGAGTTTGTCAAGGAAATTATACATCATATCGCCACGTAATGTTACTTTAACACCTACAGGCATTCCTTCACGTACTTTAAATCCTGCAACAGATTTTTTAGCAGGAACAATCATCGCTCTTTGACCAGCAATTACTGTTATGGTATCAGCAATATTTTGTACAAGCTTTGTATCTTTTGCATCATTACCGCAACCAACGCTGATAACAATCTTTTCTAGTGAAGGTATCAACATTGGGTTTTTAAGCTCAAGCTCTTCTTGTAATACTGGCTTGAGTTCATTGAATTTCTCTTTGAGTCTCAACATCTTATGCACCTTCTACTTTGCGTACGTTGGAGATGTGAATAGGCATCTCTTTGTTAACGAAACCGCCTTCAGGATTCTGCTCAGTTGGCTTAACAGCCTTTTTAACAACCTTGCATCCTGCAACGATAACGGCATCTTTTTTAGGAAGAACTTGAAGAACTTCTGCTTTTTTGCCTTTGTCATCTCCGGCGATAATCTCTACAGTATCGCCCTTTTTGATTTTGAACTTCTTAGCCATTATAGAACCTCCGGTGCGAGCGATACAATTTTCATGAAGTTAGCATAACGAACTTCACGGCTTACAGGACCAAAAATACGTGTACCGATAGGCTCTCTTTTGTTGTCAAGAATAACAGCTGCATTGTCATCGAATCTGATAAGAGAACCATTTTCTCTTTGGATCTCTTTTTTTGTTCGGACAACTACTGCTTTGACAACTTGACCTTTTTTCACTTTTCCGTTAGGAAGTGCTTTTTTTACAGAAGCAACAATAACGTCACCTACACTTGCATAACGTCGTTTACTACCACCGAGAACCTTAATACACATGATCTCTTTAGCACCGCTGTTGTCAGCGACATTTAGTCTAGTGAAACTTTGAATCATGATCCGACTCCTGAGCTTACAATCTCTTTGAGGCGGAATGACTTGGTTTTAGAGATCGGTCGGCACTCGATCGCTGTAACCACATCACCCACTTTAGTTGCATTCTTCTCATCATGGATGAGATATTTTTTAAAGCGTTTTACCGTCTTGTGGTAGCGAGGGTGCATAACGCGGCGCTCTACCAATACTGTCGCCGTTTTGTCACCCGCTTTTTTGATAACGGTTCCTTGAATAATACGTTTATGAGACGCCATAATCTAATCCTTATGCATTCTTCTGCGCACTAATGGCAGTCTTGATGCGTGCAATGTCTTTTCTGCATGCACGAATCTCATTTGGGTTCGAAAGCTGCATTGTTCTGAGCTTAAGCTTAAGCTCAAACAGCTCCATCTTCTTCTCTTTCAACATCCCTTCAAGCTCTTGCAAGCTTTTATCTTGAATCTCAGTATATTTCATTGCTAGCCTCTTGCGTTACAATTTTTGTTTTGAAAGGGAGTTTGTGCATCGCTAGCGTCAACGCTTCTCTTGCTAGCTTCTCTTCAACACCAGCCATTTCATAAATGATACGGCCAGGTTTTACATTCATAACCCACTTATCTACTGAACCTTTACCTTTACCCATTCTCGTTTCGAGTGGTTTTGCAGTAATTGGTTTATCTGGGAATACACGAATCCATACTTTACCTGTACGTTTTACGTGACGAGTCATAGCAACACGAGCCGCTTCGATCTGACGACTGTCAATTCGACCAGCTTCGATTGCTTTGATTCCGATACTTCCGAAAGCAAGTTGATTACCACGGTATGCTTTTCCGCGGTTACGTCCTTTTTGCTGCTTTCGGTATTTTGTTCTTTTAGGCATTAACATAATTAGTTCCTCCCTCGACCACGACCGCGTCCACGGCTACCGCGTTTCTCTTCTACAGGATCAGGCTGGATTCCTTTTTGAAGAACCTCACCTTTGAAGATCCATACTTTAACACCGATAATTCCGTAAGTAGTATGAGCTTCAGCAAAACCGTAATCGATTTTTGCACGAAGTGTATGCAATGGAACTCGTCCCTCAAGATACCACTCTGTACGCGCCATCTCTGCACCACCAAGACGACCAGCTACTTGAACTTTAATACCTTTTGCACCAGCTTTTTGTGCTGCTTGTATAACTTTTTTCATTGCACGACGGAATGCTACACGTCGCTCAAGCTGAGTTGCTACATTTTCAGCAGCAAGCTGTGCAGAAGCTTGTGGTCGCTTCTCTTCACGAATATTTAGAGCAACAGGCTTCTGAACCATATTTTGAAGACGAGTCTTCAATTTTTCGATATCAGAACCTTTTTTACCGATGATAATACCAGGGCGTGCTGCTACGATAGTCACGCGAAGGCGCTTTGCAGTACGCTCTATAATAATATCTGCGATACCCGCATAGTAAAGCTCTTTTTTAAGGAACTTGCGGATTTTGTCATCTTCTGCAATGAATGCAGGAACGCGCTGCCAGTTAGGGTACCAGCGAGATGACCAGTTTCGGTTAATTCCCAGGCGCAAACCAATCGGATTGACTTTCTGACCCATTACTTATCCTTCGCTTCTGTGACTTCGACGATCACGTGAGATGTTGGTTTCATGATGCGTGATGCACGACCACGTGCACGCGGTTTCCAACGCTTCAAAACAGGTCCTTTATCGACGCGGCATGAAGAAATTACAACTTCTTCAGGCTCATAACCGCCGTTAGCAACCGCTGAAGCGATAACTTTAGAAATTACTTTTGCTGCTTTGTTAGGCATAAATTCAAGACTTGCAAGGGCAAGTTCTGCATTCATTCCTTGTACTTCTCGAGCAATAAGGCGTGCTTTTGTCGGGCTGAGTCGAATAAATTTCAATGTTGCTTTACTCATTATCTATCCCTTACTTCCCGATCTTTTTCTGGACAGAGCCTTTGTGGCCTCTGAATGTACGTGTCGGAGCAAACTCACCAAGTTTGTAACCGACATGGTTCTCTGTAATATATACAGGAACGAACTGACGTCCGTTGTGAACATTAATAGTCAAACCGATCATCTCCGGGAAGATGGTGCTTCGGCGTGACCATGTTTTGATTGGTTTATTATCACCGGTCTCTTTTGCTTTAAGCACTTTTTTCATCAAATGCTCATCAATAAAAGGACCCTTTTTAATCGATCTTGCCATGTCTTACCCTCTTATTTTTTCTTGCGTCGTGAAATGATCAGTTTATCGCTGGCTTTTTTACGACGTGTTTTAAAGCCTTTAGTCGGCATACCCCATGGAGTTACCGGATGACGGCCAGAGTTTGTTTTACCTTCACCACCACCGTGAGGGTGATCGATAGGGTTCATTGCAGAACCACGAGTTTGAGGTCTAATACCAAGGTGTCTGCTGCGACCAGCTTTACCGATTACGATATTTGCAAACTCTTCATTTCCAACAGTACCGACTGTAGCCATACATTCACCGAGGATTTTACGCATTTCAGAACTAGGCATACGAATGATGACATATTTGTCTTCACGTCCCATAATCTGAGCATATCCGCCGGCACTTCGTACAAGCTGTCCACCTTTACCAGGCTTCATCTCAATGTTGTGTACAAGTGTACCGACAGGGATGTTTTTCAACTTCATAGCGTTACCAGGTTTAATATCAAGACCTGACTCTGCCGCTTGAACTTTATCGCCAACTTTCAAGCCACTTGGCTGAAGGATGTAGCGTTTGTCACCATCTGCATAGTTGATAAGGCAGATACGGCAGTTTCTGTATGGATCGTACTCGATTGTTGCAACAGTACCTTCAACGCCAAATTTGTTTCGTTTGAAGTCAATGATACGATAAAGTTTTTTCGCACCCGCTTCTTTATGGCGAGAAGTGATACGTCCATTATTGTTACGTCCAGCTTTAGCCGGAAGTTTTTTCAACAGTTTGCGAACAGTTGGTTTAGATGTAATGTCGCTACTGTCAACGACGCTCATATAGCGTCGGCTAGGTGTATACGGTTTATATGTTTTAATTGCCATTGCCTATCCCTTACGCGCTCAAGCTCTCAATGTTAGCACCTTCCGGTAGCTTCACATAGAACTTTTTGAAATCTGCACGTTTCCCCTCTTTTCCTCGGAAACGCTTTACTTTACCGCTTTGGCGAAGAGAGTTGACTTTCAAAGGGTTCACACCGAAATACTCTTTAAAAATCGCTTTTAGCTGATTTTTTGTAACTTTCGGAGATGTCTGAACCACAATGACACCCTCTTCCTGAAGGCCCAATGTCTTTTCAGTATAAACGATTGATTTGATATCTGTAATATCTGCCATCTTAGCCCTCTTTTGTCAGATTTTCCCAAACCGCTTTCTCAATGACAACCGCGTGATACGCTGCTGCAAGATAGCCGTTGAGTTCATTCTCTTCGATCAAATAACAGTTCGGAAGATTTCTAAATGCCATATAGGTTTTGTCATCGATCAAAGACTTTACCCACAGAGCATCACGCTCGCCAAGTTTTTTCATCATTGCTGCAGCATCTTTTGTTTTTCCGCTTGCAACTTCGATGTTGTCAACAATAAATAGTTTGCCATTTGCTGCTTTTTCTGCCAATGCATGCTTCAAAGCAAGCTTTTTTTGCTTTTTGTTGACTTTTTGGTCATAGTTGCGGTTTGCTTTTGGTCCAAACGCTGCACCACCACCGACAAAAAGCGGGCTTCGGATAGAACCAGCTCGGGCACCGCCACGTCCCTTTTGAGACCAAGGCTTTTTACCGCCACCACTTACAGCAGAGCGGTTTTTGCTGTGTGCAGTGTTTGCACGTAGTGCTGCCTGATATGACTTGACATAAAGATATAAGTTATGTGCGCTTGCTTCAAGGAAGCTTGCAGGAACTTCAGCGTCTCCCGCTTTTTCCAGGTTTTCATTTAAAACTACTGCTGTACTCATTTAGAAATCCTTACTCGACCCATCGCGCCGTTTGGTCCAGGAACTGCACCCTTAACTACAAGGATTTTGCTTTCCGGATCGAACGATACGATCTCATTTTTAACAGTAACAGTCGCATTACCATAGTGACCAGGCATTTTTTGTCCCGGCTGTACGCGTCCAGGCCATTCACAGTTACCAATTGAACCAGGTGCTCTGTGGAAACGTGAACCGTGGCTTCTTGGACCACCAGCAAAGTTCCATCGCTTCATAACACCTGCAAATCCGCGACCTTTGCTTTTGAAAGTTGTTTTAACTTTTTTAGCTTCAGTAAGTGGTGTTAAATCAAGATCACCAGCTTCTGTATTAGCTACTTTAATTGTCGCAAATTTGTTATATTCTGGGCTTAGCCCATACTTTTTCTGCTGACCTTCGATAGCTTTATTGCGCTTTTTACCACTTGCATAAGCAACAATAGCGCGACCGTCTTCAGTGATCTCGCACACTTTGATATCCTGCACTTTTAGAAGCGTGACAGGGATACTCGGTACATTGATTGTTCGGCTCATGCCGATTTTTTCTACGATGAATTCCATCCGTTACCCCTTATTACCCATAGATCGTACTTCGACGTCTACTTCTGGTGCCAGATCAAGTTTCATCAACGAATCAACTGTATCAGGTGTAGCAGATACAATATCTATCATACGTGCATGAATTCTGATTTCAAATTGTTCGCGTGAATCTTTATTGATATGAGGTGATCTGAGCACTGTATAGCGTCTGATCTTAGTAGGCATAGGAATTGGGCCGCGTATTTCGGCTCCTGTTCGCTTGACTGCTTCTACGATTGCAGCAACTGATCGATCAAGCACACGATGATCGTACGCTTTGAGCTTAAGTCGAATTTTTTCCATAGGTTTTTCCCTTAAAAGAACTTGTTGGTATATGGATTTTGCATCCACCAACGCTTTTTGGAGCCAAGATTATACTCAAAAATTACTAACAAATCAACTATTTTTAGGCATTTTATAAAAAATCTATTGAAATTTATTTCCTTTTCATAAGGAAACCATAGCATTACTTCTTTACAATTATTGATAATTTCTCTTTCCATAAATTTAATATAACTATTTAATTCATTGGAACTTTATAGTTACTATTTTATCTTTTAGACTTTTTTGGTTTTATCAGTTAGTTTTGAGCACATATTCTTCAAACTCTTTTAATGGCAGTGGCTTATTGTAAAAATATCCCTGTATCAAATCTACTCCATAAGATTTAAGCAACTCTTTTTGTCTTATAGTTTCAACACCTTCAGCAACTACAGTAAACTCTAATGTTCTAGACATTCCAATGATCAGTTTTACAATTGTTATACTTTTTTGCTCTTCTTCTATATTCATAATAAATGATCGATCTATTTTAATAGTAGATATTGGAAAATCCCGTAAATAAGCTAACGATGAGTAGCCCGTGCCAAAATCATCTATTGCTATTTTATAACCAATAGAACGAATTCTATGTAAAACATTAATAGTATGATGAACCATTGTCATAGATGTTAACTCAGTAATTTCTAACTCTATTTTACCTGGATCAATTTTATATTCATCTACTAAACTTCTTAATAGTGGTTCAAGATTTTTATCTTGAAACTGTCTTCCTGACAGGTTTACTGCCAAAATTAAATTTTCAAAAACCGTTCCTTCCCACCTTTTAACCTGCTCCATACTTTTTCTTAATACTATTTCACCCAGTGGCAAAATAAGTCCTGTACTTTCAGCTAATTCAATAAAATGTGCTGGAGATAGTACACCCTTTTTTGGGTGATGCCAACGAACCAAAGCTTCAGCTCCAATTATCTTATCATTTGTAGGGTCAACTTTTGGCTGAAAATATAAGACTATCTGTTGAGGATCATTTTTTAATGCATATCTTAAATCTTGCTCCAACATCTGCTGATCATCTATGTTTTTCGCAAAACTATTATCAAAGATTATAATTCCGTTACGTCCCTTTTCTTTGGCCTGATACATAGCCATATCTGAAAAACGTAATAATTCATCAACACTTTTTCCATGTTCAGGATAAAATGAAATTCCAATACTTGAAGTAATCATGACTTCATAACCTAATGGATAAAAAGGTTTTGAGATTAAATTATGCAATTTATTTGCAACCAACATTACATCTTCTTTGCTCTGAATATCAAACATTACAACAACAAATTCATCACCACCAATTCTTGCAGCTATATCTTCTGATCTTATATTATTGTTAATCCTCTCTGCCAATTCTACCAGTAGTGCATCACCAACTTCATGTCCCAAAGAATCATTTATCAATTTAAAATGATCCAAATCTATAAATAAAATAGCTAACTCACTCTCTTTTTTACGTTTGGCTTCATTTATAAGTAGCTGTAAATGCTCTTTAAGCATAGCTCGATTTACCAACCCTGTCAGTGTATCATGCATTGCTAAATAACTAATCTCTTCTTTTGCCTTTTCCATATCTGTAATATCTAAAGAGACACCTATTAACTTAACCTCACTACTACCATACTTTTTTGCATTTACAACTGTTTTTAAAATTACTTTTTTACCAAGTTCATTTTTAAAAGAGATTATCATTTCAAATTTGGTACAATTTTTTATGGATTCATCAATCATATGTAAAAACTGTTCACTCTTCTCTTCTATATATCCAACAAAGTCTTTCCACTCCATCTTCTCTTTAAAGTTTCTACCTAATATTCTATACAACTCACTACTGGCTTTAAAATAGTCCTTATCAGGTATATAAACCCAGCTTCCAATATGCCCAATCTTTTGAGCCTCCAAAAGATAAAATTGATTCTCTTTTAGTTTACTTGAAGCTATAGTTAATGCTTTCATATGTTCAGATATTCGTTTAATCAATGCATTAATTGCTTCTATAATTGTTTTAACCTCTTTATACTTCCCTTTTATAGGTACAGGTTTTGGAGCTTTTAATGATAGATTTTCAAGATATGTAGATAATTCATAAAGTCTTTTAAGCGAGCTATTTATGTAATAAACCAATATAAATGTCAATAAACCAAAAATTGAAAAAAAGATTACTATACTCCATACATAGCGCTG from Hydrogenimonas thermophila encodes the following:
- the rplB gene encoding 50S ribosomal protein L2 produces the protein MAIKTYKPYTPSRRYMSVVDSSDITSKPTVRKLLKKLPAKAGRNNNGRITSRHKEAGAKKLYRIIDFKRNKFGVEGTVATIEYDPYRNCRICLINYADGDKRYILQPSGLKVGDKVQAAESGLDIKPGNAMKLKNIPVGTLVHNIEMKPGKGGQLVRSAGGYAQIMGREDKYVIIRMPSSEMRKILGECMATVGTVGNEEFANIVIGKAGRSRHLGIRPQTRGSAMNPIDHPHGGGEGKTNSGRHPVTPWGMPTKGFKTRRKKASDKLIISRRKKK
- the rplD gene encoding 50S ribosomal protein L4, whose amino-acid sequence is MSTAVVLNENLEKAGDAEVPASFLEASAHNLYLYVKSYQAALRANTAHSKNRSAVSGGGKKPWSQKGRGGARAGSIRSPLFVGGGAAFGPKANRNYDQKVNKKQKKLALKHALAEKAANGKLFIVDNIEVASGKTKDAAAMMKKLGERDALWVKSLIDDKTYMAFRNLPNCYLIEENELNGYLAAAYHAVVIEKAVWENLTKEG
- the rpmC gene encoding 50S ribosomal protein L29; the protein is MKYTEIQDKSLQELEGMLKEKKMELFELKLKLRTMQLSNPNEIRACRKDIARIKTAISAQKNA
- the rpsS gene encoding 30S ribosomal protein S19; this translates as MARSIKKGPFIDEHLMKKVLKAKETGDNKPIKTWSRRSTIFPEMIGLTINVHNGRQFVPVYITENHVGYKLGEFAPTRTFRGHKGSVQKKIGK
- the rplX gene encoding 50S ribosomal protein L24, translated to MAKKFKIKKGDTVEIIAGDDKGKKAEVLQVLPKKDAVIVAGCKVVKKAVKPTEQNPEGGFVNKEMPIHISNVRKVEGA
- the rpsQ gene encoding 30S ribosomal protein S17 is translated as MASHKRIIQGTVIKKAGDKTATVLVERRVMHPRYHKTVKRFKKYLIHDEKNATKVGDVVTAIECRPISKTKSFRLKEIVSSGVGS
- a CDS encoding type Z 30S ribosomal protein S14; protein product: MAKKSMIAKQKRKPKFKVRAYTRCSICGRPHSVYRDFGICRICLRKMGSEGLIPGMKKASW
- the rplE gene encoding 50S ribosomal protein L5, whose translation is MLRLKEKFNELKPVLQEELELKNPMLIPSLEKIVISVGCGNDAKDTKLVQNIADTITVIAGQRAMIVPAKKSVAGFKVREGMPVGVKVTLRGDMMYNFLDKLISIALPRVKDFRGVPRNGFDGHGNYNFGLDEQLMFPEVEYDNIIKTHGMNITIVTTTDSDKAAFLLLEKLGMPFAKGRQNG
- the rplC gene encoding 50S ribosomal protein L3, whose product is MEFIVEKIGMSRTINVPSIPVTLLKVQDIKVCEITEDGRAIVAYASGKKRNKAIEGQQKKYGLSPEYNKFATIKVANTEAGDLDLTPLTEAKKVKTTFKSKGRGFAGVMKRWNFAGGPRSHGSRFHRAPGSIGNCEWPGRVQPGQKMPGHYGNATVTVKNEIVSFDPESKILVVKGAVPGPNGAMGRVRISK
- the rpsH gene encoding 30S ribosomal protein S8, yielding MVNDLIADSLTRIRNASMRRLEVTTLMYSKIVEAIMKIFQEKGYIESYKVVENEGKKSINVVLKYDDNGRSVINEIKRISKPGRRIYQGKEAIKRFKNGYGTIVVSTSQGVLPNDEAYKRGIGGEVLCSIW
- a CDS encoding putative bifunctional diguanylate cyclase/phosphodiesterase, translating into MNINLAPKSLKSLLQLVAYIWIFLFMIWSFFNTYGTYDLLKKVEEKSIINIVKNSLEEISIAIELGMEEEAKDRVNEIIQSLPNIKHIVFKSNNKSYEFGKIDPSMAYKELNFDIKYQNKKVGALKAYIVFSNAKVLFQRYVWSIVIFFSIFGLLTFILVYYINSSLKRLYELSTYLENLSLKAPKPVPIKGKYKEVKTIIEAINALIKRISEHMKALTIASSKLKENQFYLLEAQKIGHIGSWVYIPDKDYFKASSELYRILGRNFKEKMEWKDFVGYIEEKSEQFLHMIDESIKNCTKFEMIISFKNELGKKVILKTVVNAKKYGSSEVKLIGVSLDITDMEKAKEEISYLAMHDTLTGLVNRAMLKEHLQLLINEAKRKKESELAILFIDLDHFKLINDSLGHEVGDALLVELAERINNNIRSEDIAARIGGDEFVVVMFDIQSKEDVMLVANKLHNLISKPFYPLGYEVMITSSIGISFYPEHGKSVDELLRFSDMAMYQAKEKGRNGIIIFDNSFAKNIDDQQMLEQDLRYALKNDPQQIVLYFQPKVDPTNDKIIGAEALVRWHHPKKGVLSPAHFIELAESTGLILPLGEIVLRKSMEQVKRWEGTVFENLILAVNLSGRQFQDKNLEPLLRSLVDEYKIDPGKIELEITELTSMTMVHHTINVLHRIRSIGYKIAIDDFGTGYSSLAYLRDFPISTIKIDRSFIMNIEEEQKSITIVKLIIGMSRTLEFTVVAEGVETIRQKELLKSYGVDLIQGYFYNKPLPLKEFEEYVLKTN
- the rplV gene encoding 50S ribosomal protein L22; this translates as MSKATLKFIRLSPTKARLIAREVQGMNAELALASLEFMPNKAAKVISKVIASAVANGGYEPEEVVISSCRVDKGPVLKRWKPRARGRASRIMKPTSHVIVEVTEAKDK
- the rpsJ gene encoding 30S ribosomal protein S10: MEKIRLKLKAYDHRVLDRSVAAIVEAVKRTGAEIRGPIPMPTKIRRYTVLRSPHINKDSREQFEIRIHARMIDIVSATPDTVDSLMKLDLAPEVDVEVRSMGNKG
- the rplN gene encoding 50S ribosomal protein L14 is translated as MIQSFTRLNVADNSGAKEIMCIKVLGGSKRRYASVGDVIVASVKKALPNGKVKKGQVVKAVVVRTKKEIQRENGSLIRFDDNAAVILDNKREPIGTRIFGPVSREVRYANFMKIVSLAPEVL
- a CDS encoding 50S ribosomal protein L23 codes for the protein MADITDIKSIVYTEKTLGLQEEGVIVVQTSPKVTKNQLKAIFKEYFGVNPLKVNSLRQSGKVKRFRGKEGKRADFKKFYVKLPEGANIESLSA
- the rplP gene encoding 50S ribosomal protein L16; amino-acid sequence: MLMPKRTKYRKQQKGRNRGKAYRGNQLAFGSIGIKAIEAGRIDSRQIEAARVAMTRHVKRTGKVWIRVFPDKPITAKPLETRMGKGKGSVDKWVMNVKPGRIIYEMAGVEEKLAREALTLAMHKLPFKTKIVTQEASNEIY
- the rpsC gene encoding 30S ribosomal protein S3, translating into MGQKVNPIGLRLGINRNWSSRWYPNWQRVPAFIAEDDKIRKFLKKELYYAGIADIIIERTAKRLRVTIVAARPGIIIGKKGSDIEKLKTRLQNMVQKPVALNIREEKRPQASAQLAAENVATQLERRVAFRRAMKKVIQAAQKAGAKGIKVQVAGRLGGAEMARTEWYLEGRVPLHTLRAKIDYGFAEAHTTYGIIGVKVWIFKGEVLQKGIQPDPVEEKRGSRGRGRGRGRN